Part of the Paenibacillus aurantius genome, GTTTCCATAGATGAACTTCTAGAAGCGCTGTTCCGTCAGCTCGACGGATATGACGATAAAGCGGCGATCATTCACCTGATCGTTCACTATATATCGAGGCTGCATATGCATTGCGGGCAATGGAACGAGAACCTGTACGAGCTTCTGCAATGGGAGTACGGAAGCCTCCGTGCCCTCGATCAGTTCGAGACGCTGCAGGATATGAAATCGTGGCTGCGCCGGAAATTTTTCGAGCTGTCGGAGCTTCTCTACCGGAAGCAGCAGAAGCAGAACCGCAAAACCATCGCCTCAATCCTCGCTTATATCGACGAAGGCTTGGAATCGAAGCTGACCTTGAAGCAGGTGGCCGAACACTTCGGGTTTTCCCCCAATTATTTGGGGCAGTTGTTCAAGGAAGAAGCGGGAGAACATTTCAGCGATTATCTGATCCGTGCCCGGGTACGGCGGGCGTGCGAGCTGCTGCTCGACCCAGCACTCAAAATTTACGAAATCGCCGACCGCATGGGATACAAGAATATCCTGTATTTTAACCGGCAGTTCAAGCAGCAGACCGGAATGACGCCGGGTGATTACCGCAAGGCGAACAAGGTATAAGGACCATTGAATTTGTATGGCTTTTCGTTGTTCGGCTCCCTTATGGAATCGCTGTCAAAGTCTTATGCTGGATATAGAAACTTTGCAGAAGAGGGTGTGAGCAGCATGAACGAACCCGTCTCCGTGCCCGAGACTGCGGCAAGGCTTAGGGTGAGGCCCAAAGGCCTGCTTCGGCGGCTGGCGGCTCAGTGGGAAGTCCAAAGCATGATTTGGCCGGGTATCATCTTTATTATCCTGTTCAGTTATATTCCCATGTGGGGGATCACGATTGCGTTCAAGGAGTACGACATCTTCCAGGGGGTCTCAGGAAGTCCGTGGGTCGGCTTAAGGCAATTTCGAATGTTTTTCGGCTCTCCCGACTTTGCCATGATCATGAAGAATACAATCGTGATCGCCTTCCTGAAGCTGGTGGTCATCTTTCCGGCACCGGTCGCGCTGGCCCTCATGCTGAATGAAGTCCGGCACTCGGCCTACAAGAGGCTGGTGCAGACCTTGACCTACCTCCCGCATTTTATCTCCTGGGTCATCGTTTCCGGTCTGGTCTTCTCCATCTTGTCCGTGGAGAACGGCAGCCTGAACATGATGCTGCAGAAGCTCGGCTTGATCCGCCAGCCGGTCAACTGGCTGTCGCTTCCGGAGTACTTCTATGCGATTCTGATCTCCTCGGGAGTATGGAAGGAAATCGGCTTCAGCTCGATCGTGTACTTGGCGGCGATCGTCGGGGTGAATCCCCATCTGTACGAAGCAGCCGCCATCGACGGCGCCGGCAGGCTGAGGCAAATCTTTAGCGTGACGCTCCCGACGATCGCTCCGGTTATCACGATCTTCTTCATTCTGCAAATCGGCAATCTGCTGAATGCCGGGTTTGAAGATATCCTGGCGATTACGAACGGCGGAAAAAATACGATTCTGCGAGAGGTTTCCGAAGTAATCGATACGTATGTGTACAACGTCGGCGTGAACCAGATGAGGTATTCTTTTGCCACGGCAGCGGGCCTGTTCAAGTCGCTGATCAACGTGCTGCTGCTATGGGGCGCCAATTCGCTAGCCAGAAAAGCAGGGGGGTCGTCGCTGTGGTGAGATATCGGAAGCTGACTCTCGAGGATCGCCTGATCGATGCGATCGTTTATACGGCGCTCTTCGTCCTGTCCCTCTTGTCGCTCTATCCGTTCTGGAACGCCTTCGTGCTTTCCCTTAATTCGGGAGCGGATACTTCGCTCGGAGGCATTACCGTTTGGCCTAGGGTGTTTACCGTGGACAATTACAACGTCGTGCTTAGCGACCCGCGGTTTTTCAAAGCGCTCGGCATCTCCGTGGCGAGGACTGTGTGCGGAACGGTGGCCGCGATCTTCTTCACCGCCCTATTGGCTTACGGGCTGTCCCGGAAGGATACGATCGGGCGTAACTATTACATGCTGGCGGCCGTGTTCACGATGTACTTTCACGGCGGGCTCATTCCCACTTATTTGTGGCTCCGTGAGCTGGGCTTGTTCAACAATTTCTGGGTGCTTTTCGTTCCCTGGATCATCAGCGTCTGGAACATGATCGTGTTCCGCACCTTCTTTCAGGGGCTTCCGGACGGTCTGGAGGAATCGGCGAGAATCGACGGCTGCAGCACGTACGGCCTGTTCTTCCGCATTGTCGTTCCGCTGTCGGGTCCGGTCATCGCGACTTTGTCGCTCTTCCAAGCCGTGTTCTTCTGGAACGAATGGTTTGCGTCGGGCATCTACATCAATGAGGCGACCCTGCTGCCCGTCCAGAATTATCTGATGAACATGATCAACTCCAATTCCGCACAGGAAATGATCAGCCAGCTGAGCGGAGTTCCCGGCGGGGTCGGCGATATGGTCACCCGCACGATCACTCCGAAGTCGCTCCAGATGACCGCGCTTATGGTGGTCAGTCTTCCGATCATCATCGTCTACCCTTTCGTGCAAAAGTTTTTCGTGAAGGGCGTCATGATCGGGTCATTGAAGGAGTAACACTAACCGCTTTACTTCCAGGGTACATTTACGGGCACCGCCCTTAAATGAAAGAAATTAAACGAGAGGGGTTACACCATGCAAGCGAGTAAAAAAATGAGTTTGCTCGTAGCGGCGGCCATGCTGTCGACTACAGCGCTAACGGCCTGCAGCAAAGGGAATGCGGGAACTTCTTCGGGGAGCACATCGTCCCCGGCTCCCGGCCAAACCGGCACGAAGGCCGCGGCGCAGTTTGGCGAGCAGCCGCTCGAATTCAGCTTCTATTCGAACTATGACTTCGCGTCTCCGATCGGCTATGGCAACGACGTGTCGACGAAGTGGCTGAAGGAAAACAAGAAGCTGAATATCCTCGAGATCGGCTCGAACGGCAACGCGAAGCAGAAATTCGGGGCGATGGTGGCGGCGAACGACCTGCCGGACGTTATGATGCTGGACCGGGGATCGTCGGAATATACGACGATGCAGAAGAACGGGATGCTCGTCCCTCTCGACGATTATTATAAGAAGTATCCCGTGCTGCAGAAGCTGATTGATCCGCAAACCTTTAACATGCTGAAGGCGGAAGACGGACATATCTATGTTATCCCGAACTGGTTTGACAGCGCTAACAATCCGTATAAGTATTCGAACACCGGTTGGACCGTCAACCGCAAAATGTATACCGAGCTCGGGAAGCCGGAGCTCAAGACGTTCGATGATCTGTACAATTATCTGAAGCAGGTGAAGGCCAAGTATCCGGATGTCGTTCCACTTGAAACCGGGATGACCCTGAGCGGCATCAACATGCTTTACAAGCTGATTTACGCCGGCTTCGGCGATAACCGCACGATCTGGAATATCGGCGACGTGCCGTCCTTCCCGAATCTGAAGACCAACACCCTGGAGCCTATCTTTAACGATCCCGCCTACAAGGACGCCTATAAATTCTTGAACAAGCTGTACCGCGAGGGCCTGGTTACCCAGGATATGTTCACGCAGAAGCTGGAGCAGGTGCAGGAGAAGCTAAATACGGGACGTATTGCCGTAACCGGCCTCTCGAACATCACGGGTCTCGGCAACAGTGCCAATAACGTGCTGCAGGCAAAGGACCCGAATGCCGGCTACGATTTTATCCCGTTCCTGTATAACAAGGGAGCGGATCCCAAAACAGTGAACCCGCATACGTACGGCACGTTGGGCTGGAACGTCAACGTCATAACGAAGAAAGCGAAAAATCCGGAGCAGATTTTCCAGTTCTATGACTGGTGGGCGAGCGAGGAAGGACAGCGCATCAACGCATTCGGACCTCCAGGGGTACTCTACGACAAGGTAGACGAGCACGGGGCGCCGATCGACAACGAGAAGGCGAAGACGATTACTCCGCAGGAGAAGGCGAACCTGAAGATCGGCCTGTTCAACCCGGAAGGCTCCTGGAAGTTCTATGTCATCGGTCATTACAAGAATGCGCAAAACCCGGACGCCCTCAATTGGGGCAATGCGGCGAGCGAATTCTTCGGAGGCTTTGCCAAGTTGAACGCCGACCAATTCAACAATATGTCTCTGGATCCTAAGTCGGAAGTCGGCATCATCGAGCAGCAGATCAAGCAAATCTGGCATGACGCCAATGCCAAAATGGTGTTCGCCAAATCGGACGACGAGCTCGAAGCGGTCTACAACAAGCTGA contains:
- a CDS encoding ABC transporter permease; protein product: MNEPVSVPETAARLRVRPKGLLRRLAAQWEVQSMIWPGIIFIILFSYIPMWGITIAFKEYDIFQGVSGSPWVGLRQFRMFFGSPDFAMIMKNTIVIAFLKLVVIFPAPVALALMLNEVRHSAYKRLVQTLTYLPHFISWVIVSGLVFSILSVENGSLNMMLQKLGLIRQPVNWLSLPEYFYAILISSGVWKEIGFSSIVYLAAIVGVNPHLYEAAAIDGAGRLRQIFSVTLPTIAPVITIFFILQIGNLLNAGFEDILAITNGGKNTILREVSEVIDTYVYNVGVNQMRYSFATAAGLFKSLINVLLLWGANSLARKAGGSSLW
- a CDS encoding carbohydrate ABC transporter permease, with amino-acid sequence MVRYRKLTLEDRLIDAIVYTALFVLSLLSLYPFWNAFVLSLNSGADTSLGGITVWPRVFTVDNYNVVLSDPRFFKALGISVARTVCGTVAAIFFTALLAYGLSRKDTIGRNYYMLAAVFTMYFHGGLIPTYLWLRELGLFNNFWVLFVPWIISVWNMIVFRTFFQGLPDGLEESARIDGCSTYGLFFRIVVPLSGPVIATLSLFQAVFFWNEWFASGIYINEATLLPVQNYLMNMINSNSAQEMISQLSGVPGGVGDMVTRTITPKSLQMTALMVVSLPIIIVYPFVQKFFVKGVMIGSLKE
- a CDS encoding extracellular solute-binding protein; protein product: MSLLVAAAMLSTTALTACSKGNAGTSSGSTSSPAPGQTGTKAAAQFGEQPLEFSFYSNYDFASPIGYGNDVSTKWLKENKKLNILEIGSNGNAKQKFGAMVAANDLPDVMMLDRGSSEYTTMQKNGMLVPLDDYYKKYPVLQKLIDPQTFNMLKAEDGHIYVIPNWFDSANNPYKYSNTGWTVNRKMYTELGKPELKTFDDLYNYLKQVKAKYPDVVPLETGMTLSGINMLYKLIYAGFGDNRTIWNIGDVPSFPNLKTNTLEPIFNDPAYKDAYKFLNKLYREGLVTQDMFTQKLEQVQEKLNTGRIAVTGLSNITGLGNSANNVLQAKDPNAGYDFIPFLYNKGADPKTVNPHTYGTLGWNVNVITKKAKNPEQIFQFYDWWASEEGQRINAFGPPGVLYDKVDEHGAPIDNEKAKTITPQEKANLKIGLFNPEGSWKFYVIGHYKNAQNPDALNWGNAASEFFGGFAKLNADQFNNMSLDPKSEVGIIEQQIKQIWHDANAKMVFAKSDDELEAVYNKLKADVTKAGYEKVLAEKTKIWKANLDKMK